In Rhipicephalus microplus isolate Deutch F79 chromosome 7, USDA_Rmic, whole genome shotgun sequence, one genomic interval encodes:
- the LOC142767901 gene encoding uncharacterized protein LOC142767901: MYQLLVQRGFYRTAFTKLISTLDDLVADARTPAHRLPELIDIILAKHAHLVTFHKDIQAVLHGEDIEADFTTASDYEDRVICAKERVQRVIEPQSPTPPAYPDVTTAPLSDPLAGRSQPTATLPSPGLPTPAMPSRLTLAKLHIANFSGDRRNRPVFCDQFQTSIPNNDWIQKIGKIQYLITFLTEAVKAAIKGIRFAEANYDVAIQILSDRFNYRDILVDNHVNSLLSIAPVRSSAHITLLRNLHDEATFCINALEGL, from the coding sequence ATGTATCAACTCTTAGTACAACGTGGCTTCTACCGGACAGCCTTCACCAAGCTAATATCAACTCTTGACGACCTAGTGGCAGACGCTAGGACCCCTGCTCACAGGCTCCCGGAGCTCATCGACATCATTCTGGCAAAACACGCCCACCTCGTCACCTTTCACAAGGATATTCAAGCTGTGCTACATGGTGAGGACATCGAGGCAGACTTTACCACCGCAAGCGATTACGAAGATCGGGTCATCTGCGCTAAAGAAAGGGTTCAACGCGTAATCGAGCCACAGTCGCCAACCCCACCCGCATACCCCGACGTCACAACTGCTCCACTCAGTGACCCCCTCGCAGGCAGATCACAGCCAACCGCAACCTTACCTTCGCCCGGCCTTCCGACTCCTGCAATGCCGTCTCGCCTCACACTGGCCAAGCTGCACATAGCGAATTTCTCAGGTGACCGACGCAACAGGCCAGTATTTTGTGACCAGTTTCAAACCAGTATCCCCAACAACGACTGGATACAAAAAATTGGCAAGATTCAATACCTAATAACATTCCTGACTGAGGCAGTGAAGGCCGCCATTAAAGGTATTCGCTTTGCTGAAGCGAACTATGACGTCGCCATTCAGATCCTGTCTGACCGCTTCAATTATCGAGACATACTAGTCGACAATCATGTCAACAGTTTGCTGTCAATCGCACCAGTCCGAAGTTCCGCACACATCACTCTGTTGAGAAATCTACATGATGAAGCCACATTTTGCATCAACGCGTTGGAAGGTCTTTGA